In one Brassica oleracea var. oleracea cultivar TO1000 chromosome C9, BOL, whole genome shotgun sequence genomic region, the following are encoded:
- the LOC106319264 gene encoding xyloglucan 6-xylosyltransferase 2: METQILSLKNREDIDEEEEDYRTMIERCLGPHRCRRIQRALRHLKVTVLCLVLTVVVLRGTIGAGKFGTPEQDLDEIHQHFQPSRKRAEPHRVLEEIQTGGDSSSSTSGDGNSAGSNNYETFDINKIFVDEGEEDKPDPNKPYTLGPKISDWDEQRSDWLAKNPTFPNFIGPNKPRVLLVTGSAPKPCENPVGDHYLLKSIKNKIDYCRLHGIEIFYNMALLDAEMAGFWAKLPLIRKLLLSHPEVEFLWWMDSDAMFTDMAFELPWERYKEYNLVMHGWNEMVYDEKNWIGLNTGSFLLRNNQWALDLLDTWAPMGPKGKIREEAGKVLTRELKGRPVFEADDQSAMVYLLATQRDTWGNKVYLESGYYLHGYWGILVDRYEEMIENYHPGLGDHRWPLVTHFVGCKPCGKFGDYPVERCLKQMDRAFNFGDNQILQIYGFTHKSLASRKVKRVRNETSNPLEMKDELGLLHPAFKAVKLQTNQV; this comes from the exons ATGGAAACTCAGATCTTGTCATTAAAAAACAGAGAGGATATCGACGAAGAAGAAGAAGATTATAGAACGATGATCGAGAGGTGTCTAGGACCTCACCGGTGCCGGAGAATCCAAAGAGCTTTACGCCACCTCAAGGTAACGGTTCTCTGCCTCGTTCTCACCGTAGTCGTCCTACGTGGCACAATCGGCGCCGGCAAATTCGGTACACCGGAGCAAGACCTCGACGAGATCCATCAGCATTTCCAACCATCGCGCAAACGAGCTGAGCCTCACCGCGTCCTAGAAGAAATCCAAACCGGCGGAGATTCATCTTCTTCTACCTCCGGCGACGGTAACTCCGCCGGGAGTAATAACTACGAGACGTTCGACATCAACAAGATCTTCGTCGACGAAGGAGAAGAAGACAAACCCGACCCGAACAAGCCGTACACTCTCGGACCCAAGATATCCGATTGGGACGAGCAGAGATCCGACTGGTTAGCCAAGAACCCGACCTTCCCCAACTTCATCGGACCGAACAAGCCACGTGTCCTCTTAGTGACAGGCTCTGCGCCAAAGCCGTGCGAGAATCCCGTCGGAGATCACTACCTCTTGAAGTCCATCAAGAACAAGATCGATTACTGTAGGCTCCACGGGATAGAGATCTTCTACAACATGGCTCTCCTCGATGCTGAGATGGCTGGGTTCTGGGCGAAGCTGCCGTTGATCAGGAAGCTTCTGCTGTCTCATCCTGAGGTTGAGTTTCTATGGTGGATGGATAGTGATGCTATGTTTACTGACATGGCCTTTGAGCTTCCGTGGGAGAGGTATAAAGAGTATAACCTTGTGATGCACGGGTGGAATGAGATGGTTTACGATGAGAAGAATTGGATTGGGTTGAACACTGGGAGTTTCTTGCTTAGGAACAATCAGTGGGCGCTTGATTTGCTTGATACTTGGGCTCCTATGGGTCCTAAAGGGAAGATCCGCGAGGAAGCGGGTAAGGTTTTGACCCGTGAGCTCAAGGGTAGGCCGGTTTTCGAAGCTGATGATCAGTCTGCTATGGTTTATCTCTTGGCTACTCAGCGAGACACTTGGGGAAATAAG GTATACCTAGAAAGCGGATACTATCTTCACGGATACTGGGGGATCCTCGTGGACCGATATGAAGAAATGATAGAAAACTACCATCCTGGTCTAGGCGACCACAGGTGGCCACTGGTGACTCACTTTGTGGGTTGCAAACCATGCGGGAAGTTTGGAGACTACCCGGTGGAACGGTGTCTAAAACAAATGGACAGAGCCTTTAACTTTGGTGACAACCAGATTCTTCAAATATATGGTTTCACTCACAAGTCTTTGGCTAGTCGCAAAGTGAAGAGAGTGAGGAACGAGACTAGCAATCCGTTGGAGATGAAAGACGAGCTCGGGTTGCTTCATCCAGCGTTTAAGGCTGTTAAGTTGCAAACCAACCAAGTTTGA
- the LOC106318104 gene encoding uncharacterized protein P8A3.02c, with product MDEEEEEAHLKAAFGDSSDDEHLADRETKAVWERVEKINGLWLCRNFLSVHHQSDLLSAILNEGWFVEESINQAMRFGDLPSWATELSELILESVESVDLPVLPADLLCREPLFDQLIVNLYQPGEGICAHVDLLRFEDGIAIVSLESPCVMRFSPAEKGEGEDVDVLLSPGSLILMSGEARYGWKHEINRKQIGFQVWEGEEIDQKRRISVTLRKLCPS from the exons ATGGACGAGGAAGAAGAAGAAGCGCACTTGAAGGCGGCGTTTGGCGATTCGTCAGACGATGAGCATCTCGCAGATCGCGAAACGAAGGCGGTTTGGGAAAGAGTGGAGAAGATCAATGGTTTATGGCTATGTAGAAACTTTCTCTCTGTTCATCATCAGTCTGATTTACTCTCCGCCATTCTCAACG AAGGTTGGTTCGTTGAGGAATCTATTAACCAG GCGATGAGATTTGGTGATCTGCCTTCATGGGCAACAGAACTATCTGAGCTCATACTCGAGTCCGTGGAATCTGTTGATCTTCCGGTGTTGCCTGCTGATTTGCTGTGTAGAGAACCTCTGTTCGACCAGCTCATTGTCAATTTATACCAACCAGGTGAG GGGATTTGTGCACATGTTGATCTGCTGCGTTTTGAAGATGGAATTGCCATAGTCTCTCTGGAGTCACCTTGCGTGATGCGGTTCAGTCCCGCAGAGAAGGGAGAAGGTGAAGACGTGGATGTTTTGTTGAGCCCAGGATCTCTTATTCTCATGTCTGGAGAAGCTAGGTATGGATGGAAACACGAGATTAACCGGAAACAGATTGGGTTTCAGGTATGGGAAGGAGAAGAAATTGATCAGAAACGAAGAATCTCCGTTACCTTGAGAAAGCTATGTCCATCTTAG